Proteins from a single region of Thermococcus sp. EP1:
- a CDS encoding proteasome assembly chaperone family protein, which translates to MEKPVELILPDIENPIFIEGYPGIGLVGHIAANFLTKELKMEPIGYVESSFLPPVSIILEGKPNPPLRFYGKDNIIVAVADIYIPPTLVNEIAKEITAYLKRNNAEKVISLGGMGIGLFKEHMDVWGIGGSEEENKDLENLGVKILKYGSIMGMSGKLLWEASKEKLKAYALLGETFGDRPDPRAAANIIEILKKLVPIGVSTEPLLKEAQMIEEQLRRMHEQMESARRRAEKEYERVYL; encoded by the coding sequence ATGGAAAAGCCCGTAGAGCTTATTCTGCCAGACATTGAAAACCCCATTTTTATTGAAGGATACCCAGGAATAGGATTAGTGGGCCACATAGCCGCTAATTTTCTTACAAAAGAGCTTAAAATGGAGCCAATAGGGTATGTTGAAAGTTCTTTCTTACCTCCTGTCTCTATAATTCTCGAAGGAAAACCAAATCCCCCATTAAGATTTTACGGGAAGGACAACATAATTGTGGCTGTGGCAGATATTTATATCCCCCCAACTCTTGTAAACGAAATAGCAAAAGAAATAACAGCATATTTAAAACGTAACAATGCTGAAAAAGTAATCTCCCTTGGTGGAATGGGTATTGGACTCTTCAAAGAACACATGGATGTTTGGGGAATTGGAGGAAGTGAAGAAGAAAATAAAGATTTAGAAAATCTCGGTGTCAAAATACTAAAATATGGCTCAATCATGGGTATGAGCGGAAAACTTCTATGGGAAGCCAGTAAAGAAAAACTTAAGGCGTACGCTTTATTAGGTGAGACTTTTGGAGATAGGCCAGATCCAAGGGCCGCAGCAAACATTATAGAGATTCTAAAGAAACTTGTTCCCATAGGTGTTTCAACAGAACCACTCCTTAAAGAGGCCCAAATGATTGAAGAACAGTTAAGAAGAATGCATGAACAAATGGAATCTGCTAGAAGAAGAGCAGAAAAAGAGTATG